In one window of Photorhabdus laumondii subsp. laumondii DNA:
- the mgsA gene encoding methylglyoxal synthase produces the protein MELTTRTMATAKNIALIAHDHCKTSLLAWSKKHKSLLKKHHLYATGTTGNLIQNETGLSVTNMLSGPMGGDQQIGSLISEGKIDVLIFFWDPLNSVPHDPDVKALLRLATVWNIPVATNLASADFIVSSPLFSESVDIQVPDYQHYLNGRLK, from the coding sequence ATGGAATTGACAACCCGCACAATGGCAACCGCTAAAAATATAGCGCTTATTGCACATGACCACTGTAAAACTTCGCTGCTAGCTTGGTCCAAAAAACATAAAAGTTTACTCAAGAAACATCATTTATACGCTACCGGCACAACCGGTAATCTGATTCAGAACGAAACCGGATTATCTGTTACCAATATGCTTAGTGGTCCAATGGGTGGAGATCAACAAATTGGTTCTCTAATCTCAGAAGGGAAAATTGATGTGTTGATATTTTTCTGGGACCCACTTAATTCCGTGCCTCATGATCCTGATGTAAAAGCACTTCTACGCCTTGCTACAGTATGGAATATCCCTGTTGCAACTAATCTAGCGTCTGCGGATTTTATTGTTAGTTCTCCTCTATTTTCTGAATCAGTAGATATTCAAGTACCTGATTATCAACATTATCTGAATGGACGTCTGAAATAA
- a CDS encoding CoA-binding protein: protein MSDQKIADILKRVKTIALVGASEKTARPSYKVMAYLLEQGYQVIPVSPKLAGQTLLGQRVYAQLADIPQAVDMVDVFRNADAAYDIAREAIDIKAKVLWLQLGVINEQAKILAEEAGLDVVMDRCPKIEIPRLGLEK, encoded by the coding sequence ATGAGTGACCAGAAAATTGCAGACATACTAAAACGAGTAAAAACTATCGCATTGGTAGGTGCGAGTGAAAAAACTGCTCGTCCAAGTTATAAAGTTATGGCTTATTTACTGGAACAAGGCTATCAGGTGATTCCTGTCAGCCCGAAGCTTGCCGGACAAACACTGCTTGGGCAACGGGTGTATGCACAACTGGCAGATATTCCACAGGCTGTTGATATGGTTGATGTATTCCGTAATGCTGACGCTGCATATGACATTGCGCGAGAAGCTATAGATATCAAAGCAAAAGTGCTCTGGTTGCAACTTGGTGTTATTAATGAGCAAGCAAAAATATTGGCAGAGGAAGCAGGTCTGGATGTTGTGATGGATCGCTGCCCAAAAATTGAAATTCCAAGATTGGGACTCGAAAAATAA
- the hspQ gene encoding heat shock protein HspQ, which translates to MIIASKFGIGQQVRHKLLGYLGVIVDIDVEYSLEQPQEDDIASNATLRSAPWYHVVMEDDNGQPVHTYLAEAQLAYETSDEHPEQPSLDELAESIRHQLLAPRLRN; encoded by the coding sequence ATGATTATCGCCAGCAAATTCGGTATCGGCCAACAAGTACGTCACAAACTTCTGGGTTATTTGGGAGTCATCGTGGATATTGATGTGGAATACTCGCTGGAACAACCCCAAGAGGATGACATTGCATCCAATGCTACCCTGCGTTCCGCCCCCTGGTATCACGTTGTGATGGAAGATGACAATGGTCAACCTGTACATACTTATCTGGCCGAAGCACAATTAGCCTATGAAACATCCGATGAACATCCAGAGCAACCTTCTCTCGATGAGCTAGCAGAATCCATCCGCCATCAACTACTGGCCCCAAGACTGCGCAATTAA
- the yccX gene encoding acylphosphatase, giving the protein MIKYGVTIYVYGRVQGVGFRYQTFRWAKLNRLTGYVCNLHDGSVKIVAYGDSEQLNTLTHWLEQGGPPGARIDNFSSQSCAVEDIADFIVRH; this is encoded by the coding sequence ATGATTAAATATGGGGTAACAATTTATGTTTATGGCCGGGTTCAGGGAGTTGGATTTCGCTATCAAACTTTTCGTTGGGCGAAACTTAATAGGCTGACAGGTTATGTCTGTAATTTGCATGACGGTAGTGTCAAAATCGTAGCTTATGGTGATAGTGAACAACTAAATACATTAACCCATTGGTTGGAGCAGGGTGGTCCTCCAGGAGCACGAATAGATAACTTTTCATCTCAATCCTGCGCAGTGGAGGATATTGCAGATTTTATTGTCCGCCACTGA
- the tusE gene encoding sulfurtransferase TusE: MLVFEGQEIETDAQGYLKNSSDWEEAIALLLAKQEEITLTEPHWEVIRFIREFYKEFNTSPAIRMLVKAIAQKYGEEKGNSRYLYRLFPKGPAKQATKIAGLPKPVKCI, from the coding sequence ATGCTGGTATTCGAAGGTCAAGAAATCGAAACCGATGCGCAAGGTTATCTGAAAAACAGTAGTGACTGGGAGGAAGCAATAGCTTTACTTCTCGCCAAACAGGAAGAAATCACTTTGACTGAACCGCATTGGGAAGTCATTCGTTTTATCCGGGAATTTTATAAGGAATTTAATACATCCCCAGCTATCCGTATGTTAGTAAAAGCGATCGCACAAAAGTATGGCGAAGAAAAAGGCAACAGCCGCTATCTTTACCGTCTGTTTCCCAAAGGGCCAGCAAAACAGGCAACTAAGATCGCCGGGCTACCGAAACCGGTAAAGTGTATCTAA
- a CDS encoding DUF6538 domain-containing protein, producing the protein MSVPHRSNGAGEFIRMCTHLYRRGLMYYFRRRIPADLVQVCSKSEIVQSLKTTNRVEALIRLRQLDVNLDLKFAEMRLG; encoded by the coding sequence ATGAGTGTACCACATCGTTCCAACGGTGCTGGAGAATTCATTCGTATGTGTACTCATCTTTATCGTCGTGGGCTAATGTATTATTTCCGCCGGAGAATACCTGCTGATTTGGTACAAGTTTGTAGCAAATCTGAAATAGTTCAATCTCTTAAAACAACCAATAGGGTTGAAGCGCTGATACGTCTTCGTCAACTTGATGTAAATTTAGACCTAAAGTTTGCAGAAATGCGTCTTGGGTAA